From Oncorhynchus mykiss isolate Arlee chromosome 25, USDA_OmykA_1.1, whole genome shotgun sequence, a single genomic window includes:
- the LOC110505643 gene encoding BAG family molecular chaperone regulator 5-like isoform X2, with amino-acid sequence MAVRWLCSLFGKPFDGGKRMDNGSQQQHPAMNRLYEVQGEVQSLGPQVCTFSGLKNEREYRRLERELTQLLLEVDQVDTEGRADLQGARKRAAQEVEGLLRYLEENATHPSRLAIEELSREAQRLVEQGVVEPQQAGGTAEISDELVDAVQELILRLTQVKTGGRVPLRKARYRALTRLCAVQDVIEGRTRQQTLPLSEDTHVAVQRINQVMVQVSGARSQLVALLMGLSGRDSCAHLSRVLTELLVELDALDVSGNAAVRNYRKQVVEEINSLLKHLDLEGEGDDTRRYDLGQNDSIRQIEAVRGRVGQLQGEVLRHCGVGDLFRPKPELQSLLTHLDQVDTARNPCIREARRRAVLEVQAVITFLDLREALICRQPSPNEPSQHRAVWIVLGSLSDLQAQVLCFNGKQADKSYRLLEELLTKQLLALDAVDPQGDEMTKVARKQAVKFAQNILSFLDMKTDEWEY; translated from the exons CTTGTTTGGGAAGCCCTTTGATGGTGGGAAGAGGATGGACAATGGCAGCCAGCAGCAGCACCCAGCCATGAATAGGCTCTATGAGGTCCAGGGGGAGGTTCAGTCTCTGGGCCCTCAAGTGTGCACCTTCAGCGGGCTAAAGAACGAGCGGGAGTACCGGCGGCTGGAGCGCGAGCTGACCCAGCTGCTCCTGGAAGTGGACCAGGTGGACACGGAGGGCAGGGCAGACCTACAGGGGGCACGCAAGAGAGCAGCCCAAGAAGTAGAGGGGCTGTTGCGCTACCTGGAGGAGAACGCCACCCACCCGTCCCGCCTGGCCATCGAGGAGCTGAGCAGGGAGGCCCAGAGGCTGGTGGAGCAGGGTGTGGTGGAGCCTCAGCAGGCTGGGGGCACAGCAGAGATCAGTGATGAGCTGGTGGATGCCGTGCAGGAGCTGATACTGAGGCTCACCCAGGTGAAGACAGGAGGGCGGGTGCCCCTCCGCAAGGCTCGCTACCGGGCCCTGACACGACTGTGTGCCGTGCAGGACGTGATCGAGGGTCGCACGCGCCAGCAGACCCTTCCCCTTTCGGAAGACACACATGTGGCCGTGCAGAGGATCAACCAGGTGATGGTGCAGGTGAGTGGGGCACGCAGCCAGCTGGTGGCACTGCTGATGGGGCTGAGTGGTAGGGATAGCTGTGCCCACCTCTCCCGCGTGCTCACTGAGCTCCTAGTGGAGCTGGATGCCCTGGACGTGTCGGGGAACGCAGCGGTCAGAAACTACCGGAAACAGGTGGTGGAGGAGATCAACAGCCTGCTCAAACACCTGGacctggagggagagggagacgatACGCGCAG GTATGACTTGGGGCAAAATGACTCTATCCGTCAGATTGAGGCGGTGCGTGGTCGGGTGGGCCAGCTGCAGGGGGAGGTCCTTCGACACTGTGGGGTGGGTGACCTCTTCAGGCCCAAGCCTGAGCTCCAGAGTCTCCTCACACATCTGGACCAGGTAGACACAGCCCGTAACCCCTGTATCCGTGAAGCCCGGCGGCGTGCCGTGCTGGAGGTCCAGGCTGTCATCACCTTCCTGGACCTACGTGAGGCCCTGATCTGCCGCCAGCCCAGCCCCAACGAGCCCTCACAACACCGGGCTGTGTGGATAGTCCTGGGCAGCCTGTCAGACCTCCAGGCCCAGGTACTCTGCTTCAATGGCAAGCAGGCCGACAAGAGCTACAGGCTGCTGGAGGAGCTTCTGACCAAACAGCTGCTGGCTCTGGACGCAGTTGACCCACAGGGCGATGAGATGACCAAGGTGGCCCGCAAGCAAGCAGTCAAGTTTGCCCAGAACATCCTCAGCTTTCTGGACATGAAGACAGATGAGTGGGAATACTGA
- the LOC110505643 gene encoding BAG family molecular chaperone regulator 5-like isoform X1, translating to MCAKVFGALKSLFGKPFDGGKRMDNGSQQQHPAMNRLYEVQGEVQSLGPQVCTFSGLKNEREYRRLERELTQLLLEVDQVDTEGRADLQGARKRAAQEVEGLLRYLEENATHPSRLAIEELSREAQRLVEQGVVEPQQAGGTAEISDELVDAVQELILRLTQVKTGGRVPLRKARYRALTRLCAVQDVIEGRTRQQTLPLSEDTHVAVQRINQVMVQVSGARSQLVALLMGLSGRDSCAHLSRVLTELLVELDALDVSGNAAVRNYRKQVVEEINSLLKHLDLEGEGDDTRRYDLGQNDSIRQIEAVRGRVGQLQGEVLRHCGVGDLFRPKPELQSLLTHLDQVDTARNPCIREARRRAVLEVQAVITFLDLREALICRQPSPNEPSQHRAVWIVLGSLSDLQAQVLCFNGKQADKSYRLLEELLTKQLLALDAVDPQGDEMTKVARKQAVKFAQNILSFLDMKTDEWEY from the exons ATGTGCGCAAAAGTCTTTGGCGCTTTGAAAAG CTTGTTTGGGAAGCCCTTTGATGGTGGGAAGAGGATGGACAATGGCAGCCAGCAGCAGCACCCAGCCATGAATAGGCTCTATGAGGTCCAGGGGGAGGTTCAGTCTCTGGGCCCTCAAGTGTGCACCTTCAGCGGGCTAAAGAACGAGCGGGAGTACCGGCGGCTGGAGCGCGAGCTGACCCAGCTGCTCCTGGAAGTGGACCAGGTGGACACGGAGGGCAGGGCAGACCTACAGGGGGCACGCAAGAGAGCAGCCCAAGAAGTAGAGGGGCTGTTGCGCTACCTGGAGGAGAACGCCACCCACCCGTCCCGCCTGGCCATCGAGGAGCTGAGCAGGGAGGCCCAGAGGCTGGTGGAGCAGGGTGTGGTGGAGCCTCAGCAGGCTGGGGGCACAGCAGAGATCAGTGATGAGCTGGTGGATGCCGTGCAGGAGCTGATACTGAGGCTCACCCAGGTGAAGACAGGAGGGCGGGTGCCCCTCCGCAAGGCTCGCTACCGGGCCCTGACACGACTGTGTGCCGTGCAGGACGTGATCGAGGGTCGCACGCGCCAGCAGACCCTTCCCCTTTCGGAAGACACACATGTGGCCGTGCAGAGGATCAACCAGGTGATGGTGCAGGTGAGTGGGGCACGCAGCCAGCTGGTGGCACTGCTGATGGGGCTGAGTGGTAGGGATAGCTGTGCCCACCTCTCCCGCGTGCTCACTGAGCTCCTAGTGGAGCTGGATGCCCTGGACGTGTCGGGGAACGCAGCGGTCAGAAACTACCGGAAACAGGTGGTGGAGGAGATCAACAGCCTGCTCAAACACCTGGacctggagggagagggagacgatACGCGCAG GTATGACTTGGGGCAAAATGACTCTATCCGTCAGATTGAGGCGGTGCGTGGTCGGGTGGGCCAGCTGCAGGGGGAGGTCCTTCGACACTGTGGGGTGGGTGACCTCTTCAGGCCCAAGCCTGAGCTCCAGAGTCTCCTCACACATCTGGACCAGGTAGACACAGCCCGTAACCCCTGTATCCGTGAAGCCCGGCGGCGTGCCGTGCTGGAGGTCCAGGCTGTCATCACCTTCCTGGACCTACGTGAGGCCCTGATCTGCCGCCAGCCCAGCCCCAACGAGCCCTCACAACACCGGGCTGTGTGGATAGTCCTGGGCAGCCTGTCAGACCTCCAGGCCCAGGTACTCTGCTTCAATGGCAAGCAGGCCGACAAGAGCTACAGGCTGCTGGAGGAGCTTCTGACCAAACAGCTGCTGGCTCTGGACGCAGTTGACCCACAGGGCGATGAGATGACCAAGGTGGCCCGCAAGCAAGCAGTCAAGTTTGCCCAGAACATCCTCAGCTTTCTGGACATGAAGACAGATGAGTGGGAATACTGA